Below is a genomic region from Aurantimonas sp. HBX-1.
AGGACGAGGGCGACATCACGCCCTGACCGCGCAGGTCACCTGATCGGACATACCGGCGCCTCCCAGGAAAAGGCGGCGCCGGGTTCCGTTCGTTAGGAGCCTCAGAGCCGGCGGTCAGCCGAAGACCAGCGATCCCGCGATGGTCAGCAGCGACAGGGCGATCACCCACTGGGCGACGCGCCCGGACATGATGCTCGCCCGCTTCTCGGACGCCAGGTCCTTCAGCGTGTCGTCGTTGAGTCTTATGCCGTTCTCGATGAGATCGGGCATCTGCTTGGCGAGGATCTCGAGGCCGGTGGCGAGCTCCGGCGCCCGCCGGGCAAGCCGCAGCATCGCCTCGACGCCGTCGCGGGCCTCGCGCAGCTTCGCCGCAGGGCCGAGCTCGTGGAGGATGTAGTCCGAGACGACCGGCTCGGCGGCCACCCACATGTTGAACTTCGGGTCGAAGGTGCGCGCGACACCCTCCACCACGACCATGGTCTTCTGCAGCAGCACGAGTTCCGGCCGAGCCCGCATGTCGAAGAGTTCGGTGACCTCGAACAGCAGCGCCAGGAGATGGCCCATGGAGATGGTCTCGGCCGGCTGGCCGTAGATCGGCTCGCCGATCGCCCGCAGCGCCTGGGCGAAGCTCGCGACGTCCTGCGTCCGGGGCACGTAGCCGGCCTCGAAATGCAGCTCCGCGACGCGGCGATAGTCGCGCCGGATGAAGCCGTAGAGGATCTCGGCGAGGAAGCGCTTGGACTCGTCGCTGAGCCGCCCGACGATGCCGAGATCCACCGCCACCACGGTCCCGTCATGCGCGACGAAGAGGTTTCCCTGGTGCATGTCTGCGTGGAAGAAGCCGTCGCGCATGGCCTGGCGCAGGAACGACTGGACCACCGTCACGCCGAGCTGCTTCAGATCGTGCCCCGCCTCGGCGATCGCCGCGACATTGCTCATCTTGATGCCGTCGATCCACTCCATGGTGACGACGTCGCGGCCGGTGCGCTCCCAGTCGATCGCCGGCACCCGGAAGCCGTGATCGTCTGCCGTGTTCTCGGCCATTTCCGAGGCCGCCGCCGCCTCCAGCCGCAAATCCATCTCGATGCGGGTCGACTGGGCGAGCGTCTCGACCACGGCGACCGGGCGCAGCCTTCGGGCCGCCGGGATGTAGCGCTCGAGGAAGCGGGCGATGAAGGCGAAGGTGTCGAGCTCGCGGCGGAACCGCACACGGATGCCGGGCCGGATGACCTTCACCGCGGCGAAGCGCTCGCTGCCGTCCTCGTTGCGGATGCGGGCCTTGTAGACCTGCGCGATCGAGGCCGCGCCCACCACCTCGCCGAGGTCGACGAACAGCGCGGCGAGCGGCCGGCCGAGCGTCGTCTCGATCTCGGCGACGGCGAGTTCGCGCGGGAACGGCGGCACGTTGTCCTGCAGCGTGCCGAGCTCGCGCGCCGTCTCGACGCCGACGAGGTCGGGACGGGTGGCGAGGAACTGACCGAGCTTGACGTAGGAGGGACCCAGCCGGTGCAGCGCCCGCGACAGATTGTCCGAGCGGGCGCGTTCGTCGGCCGAGCCGCGCGCGATGAGGCGCGCCAGGCCATGCAGCATCGCCGGGCCGGGCGGCAGGCCCTCCGCCGGGAAGGAGGCGATGACGCCCTCGCGGGCGAGCACGTACACGGCCCGGATGAGGGCGATCGTGCCGGTTACGGGATGGGCCAAAGGTCGCTAGATCCCGTCAGAGTTTCCAGCCGGAATGGATGGCGGCGATGCCTCCCGACAGGTTGCGATAGGTGACCCGCTCGAAGCCGGCGGCGCGGATCGAACTGGCGAAGTTTTCCTGGTTGGGAAAGCGGCGGATCGATTCGACCAGGTATTCGTAGGATTCGCGGTCGCGGGCGACCAGTTCGCCGATCTTCGGGATCGCCCGGAACGACCAGGCCTCGTAGACCTTGTCGAGCACCGGCATGTCGACCTCGGAGAATTCGAGGCACAGGAAGCGCCCGCCCGGCTTGAGCACGCGGTAGGCCTCGGCGAGTGCGGAGTCGATGCGCGGCACGTTGCGGATGCCGAAGGCGATCGTGTAGGCGTCGAAGCTGGAGTCCGGCAGCGCCAGCTGCTCGGCGTTGCCCTCGACGAAGACGAGATTGTCCCCCAGGCCGCGCCTGACCGCCCGCTCGGCGCCGACGCCCAGCATCGAGGCGTTGATGTCGAGGACGGTGCCGGAGGCCTTGCGGCACGAGGCCTCGACGATGCGGAAGGCGACGTCGCCGGTGCCGCCCGCCACGTCGATGAAGCGCCAGCCGGTGCGATGCGGCGGCGCCAG
It encodes:
- the ubiB gene encoding 2-polyprenylphenol 6-hydroxylase, which encodes MAHPVTGTIALIRAVYVLAREGVIASFPAEGLPPGPAMLHGLARLIARGSADERARSDNLSRALHRLGPSYVKLGQFLATRPDLVGVETARELGTLQDNVPPFPRELAVAEIETTLGRPLAALFVDLGEVVGAASIAQVYKARIRNEDGSERFAAVKVIRPGIRVRFRRELDTFAFIARFLERYIPAARRLRPVAVVETLAQSTRIEMDLRLEAAAASEMAENTADDHGFRVPAIDWERTGRDVVTMEWIDGIKMSNVAAIAEAGHDLKQLGVTVVQSFLRQAMRDGFFHADMHQGNLFVAHDGTVVAVDLGIVGRLSDESKRFLAEILYGFIRRDYRRVAELHFEAGYVPRTQDVASFAQALRAIGEPIYGQPAETISMGHLLALLFEVTELFDMRARPELVLLQKTMVVVEGVARTFDPKFNMWVAAEPVVSDYILHELGPAAKLREARDGVEAMLRLARRAPELATGLEILAKQMPDLIENGIRLNDDTLKDLASEKRASIMSGRVAQWVIALSLLTIAGSLVFG
- the ubiE gene encoding bifunctional demethylmenaquinone methyltransferase/2-methoxy-6-polyprenyl-1,4-benzoquinol methylase UbiE; translated protein: MSRTRATGAEAMETAYGFSTVTGREEKQARVNEVFHRVAERYDLMNDLMSGGLHRLWKGAMVSWLAPPHRTGWRFIDVAGGTGDVAFRIVEASCRKASGTVLDINASMLGVGAERAVRRGLGDNLVFVEGNAEQLALPDSSFDAYTIAFGIRNVPRIDSALAEAYRVLKPGGRFLCLEFSEVDMPVLDKVYEAWSFRAIPKIGELVARDRESYEYLVESIRRFPNQENFASSIRAAGFERVTYRNLSGGIAAIHSGWKL